The Streptococcus toyakuensis genome has a window encoding:
- a CDS encoding chloride channel protein, with product MLIELRSIFRKIPYNFRLFIAVILQGIVSGLSGIVLHYLLEMVEELVFVQSEHHSGFLTDGVSSSRIGLSLIIVGLSSSLIWYFLQKGSKIYSIKAQMKDETSQYKLHFLKQLFHSIWQIIAVGGGAPIGKEAAPREIGTLFAGKIGKICILSMKDRIFLLACGAGAGLAAVYQVPLTSVFFVFETLGIALSIKRFVLVGLTTYVSTYIAGWVISDQALYQIPAITWSLKEIWIIPLLLLFLTPLACLFGRLSKAASSNRIKDKRILLTLPSAFLFLVGLASSFPHLLGNGRMMAQEILNGSSGQTVLLMFFLKAVVVLIILWAGAYGGTLTPSFALGIAGAALLGMILGLDSQPTVLLLGSVCFLSVTLRAPISATGLVIGFTGLGIDSLPYLLVTAVLAYEFAKMLDHFPWASILSQKSKNKVIR from the coding sequence ATGTTAATTGAATTGAGGAGTATTTTTCGAAAAATCCCTTATAATTTTAGATTATTCATAGCAGTAATTCTTCAAGGAATAGTTTCGGGTTTATCTGGTATAGTTCTCCATTATCTTTTAGAGATGGTGGAGGAGCTAGTTTTTGTTCAGTCAGAGCATCATAGTGGATTTTTGACAGATGGAGTTTCCTCCTCACGGATAGGACTAAGTTTAATAATCGTGGGTCTTAGCTCATCCTTGATCTGGTATTTCTTGCAAAAAGGGTCGAAGATTTATTCCATCAAAGCTCAGATGAAGGATGAGACTTCACAATACAAGCTTCATTTTCTAAAACAGCTATTTCATTCAATTTGGCAGATTATTGCAGTTGGAGGGGGAGCGCCTATTGGCAAAGAAGCTGCACCACGAGAGATTGGGACTCTATTTGCAGGAAAAATTGGAAAAATATGTATACTGTCTATGAAGGATCGTATCTTTCTCCTTGCTTGTGGTGCTGGTGCTGGTTTAGCGGCTGTTTATCAGGTTCCATTAACAAGTGTCTTCTTTGTTTTTGAAACCCTAGGAATTGCTCTATCTATTAAACGATTTGTCTTAGTCGGTTTGACTACCTATGTCTCAACCTATATAGCAGGCTGGGTTATTTCAGATCAGGCTCTCTACCAGATTCCAGCTATCACATGGTCATTAAAGGAAATATGGATTATTCCCTTATTACTTCTTTTCTTAACTCCACTAGCTTGTCTTTTTGGTCGCTTAAGTAAGGCAGCGTCTTCAAACAGAATAAAAGATAAACGAATACTTCTAACATTGCCCTCAGCTTTTCTTTTTCTTGTTGGTCTTGCAAGTTCCTTTCCACATCTACTTGGAAATGGACGGATGATGGCTCAGGAAATTTTAAATGGTAGCAGTGGTCAAACAGTGCTTCTCATGTTTTTCCTAAAAGCAGTGGTCGTTCTTATTATCCTTTGGGCAGGGGCCTATGGTGGTACTCTTACACCATCTTTTGCCTTGGGGATAGCTGGAGCTGCCCTCTTGGGCATGATTCTAGGTTTGGACAGTCAGCCAACCGTTTTACTTTTGGGATCGGTTTGCTTTTTGTCTGTGACCTTGAGGGCGCCCATTTCTGCAACAGGATTAGTTATAGGTTTCACTGGGCTAGGTATAGATTCTCTTCCGTATCTCTTAGTAACAGCTGTTTTAGCCTATGAATTTGCAAAAATGTTAGACCACTTTCCTTGGGCTAGCATACTGAGTCAGAAGTCAAAGAATAAAGTAATTAGGTAG
- the deoD gene encoding purine-nucleoside phosphorylase yields MSIHIAAQQGEIADKILLPGDPLRAKFIAENFLEDAVCFNEVRNMFGYTGTYKGHRVSVMGTGMGMPSISIYARELIVDYGVKKLIRVGTAGSLNEDVHVRELVLAQAAATNSNIIRNDWPQYDFPQIASFDLLDKAYHIAKELGMTTHVGNVLSSDVFYSNYFEKNIELGKWGVKAVEMEAAALYYLAAQHHVDTLAIMTISDSLVNPDEDTTAEERQNTFTDMMKVGLETLIAE; encoded by the coding sequence ATGTCTATCCATATTGCTGCTCAGCAGGGTGAAATTGCTGATAAAATTCTTCTTCCTGGGGATCCTCTTCGTGCTAAATTTATTGCGGAGAATTTCCTTGAAGATGCTGTTTGTTTTAACGAAGTGCGTAACATGTTTGGTTACACTGGTACTTACAAGGGCCACCGTGTATCTGTCATGGGAACTGGGATGGGGATGCCATCGATTTCGATTTATGCGCGTGAGTTAATTGTTGACTACGGTGTGAAGAAATTGATCCGTGTGGGAACAGCAGGTTCATTGAATGAAGATGTTCACGTTCGTGAATTAGTTTTGGCGCAGGCAGCGGCAACCAACTCTAACATCATCCGCAATGACTGGCCACAGTACGATTTCCCACAAATCGCTAGCTTTGATTTGCTGGACAAGGCCTACCATATCGCCAAAGAACTCGGTATGACAACCCACGTTGGGAACGTTTTATCATCTGATGTTTTTTACTCAAACTACTTTGAAAAGAACATCGAACTTGGTAAATGGGGAGTCAAGGCTGTGGAAATGGAAGCAGCAGCCCTTTACTATCTGGCAGCCCAACACCATGTTGACACGCTTGCTATCATGACTATTTCTGATAGTTTGGTCAATCCAGATGAAGACACGACTGCAGAAGAACGTCAAAATACCTTCACCGATATGATGAAGGTTGGTTTGGAAACCTTGATTGCAGAATAA
- a CDS encoding DNA topology modulation protein, producing MKIAIIGYSGAGKSTLAEKLSLYYSIPKLHMDTLQFQPGWQDSDREWMLTEMKSFLTKHEAWITDGNYSWCYYEERMQEADQIIFLNFSPLTCLFRAFKRYFKYRGKVRESMAAGCQEQFNWEFIRWILWDGRTNNAKERYQKLSDTYPEKMHILHSQAEIDYFLQSLKK from the coding sequence ATGAAAATCGCAATTATCGGATATTCTGGTGCTGGTAAGTCAACGCTAGCTGAAAAGTTATCTCTCTACTACTCCATCCCAAAACTTCACATGGATACACTCCAATTTCAACCTGGTTGGCAAGACAGTGACCGCGAATGGATGTTGACCGAGATGAAAAGCTTTCTCACCAAGCATGAAGCTTGGATCACTGATGGGAATTATTCTTGGTGCTATTACGAAGAAAGAATGCAGGAAGCTGACCAAATCATCTTTCTTAATTTTTCGCCATTGACCTGTCTCTTTCGAGCTTTTAAGCGTTATTTCAAATACCGAGGCAAGGTCAGAGAAAGTATGGCAGCTGGTTGTCAAGAACAATTTAATTGGGAATTTATCAGATGGATTCTCTGGGATGGACGGACTAATAATGCTAAGGAAAGATACCAAAAATTAAGTGATACCTACCCTGAAAAGATGCATATTCTCCATTCTCAAGCAGAGATTGATTATTTCTTGCAATCTCTTAAAAAATAG
- the rpsT gene encoding 30S ribosomal protein S20 gives MANIKSAIKRAELNVKQNEKNSAQKSAMRTAIKAFEANPSEELFRAASSAIDKAETKGLIHKNKASRDKARLSAKLAK, from the coding sequence TTGGCAAACATTAAATCAGCTATCAAACGCGCTGAATTGAACGTTAAACAAAACGAAAAGAACTCAGCTCAAAAATCAGCTATGCGTACTGCTATCAAAGCTTTCGAAGCAAACCCATCTGAAGAACTTTTCCGTGCTGCTAGCTCAGCTATCGATAAAGCAGAAACTAAAGGTTTGATTCACAAAAACAAAGCAAGCCGCGATAAAGCTCGTCTTTCAGCTAAACTTGCTAAATAA
- the coaA gene encoding type I pantothenate kinase, giving the protein MTNEFLHFEKISRQTWQSLHRKTTPPLTEEELESIKSFNDQISLQDVTDVYLPLAHLIQIYKRTKDDLAFSKGIFLQRESKSQPFIIGVSGSVAVGKSTTSRLLQILLSRTLTDATVELVTTDGFLYPNQTLIEQGILNRKGFPESYDMEALLNFLNRIKNGQDVDIPVYSHEVYDIVPEEKQSVKAADFVIVEGINVFQNPQNERLYITDFFDFSIYVDAAVDDIESWYLDRFLKMLSLAQNDPDSYYYRFTQMPIGEVESFAHQVWTSINLTNLQNYIEPTRNRAEVILHKTKNHEIDEIYLKK; this is encoded by the coding sequence ATGACCAACGAATTTTTACATTTTGAAAAAATCAGCCGCCAGACTTGGCAATCTTTACATCGAAAAACAACACCTCCTTTGACAGAAGAGGAATTAGAATCCATCAAGAGTTTTAATGACCAGATTAGCTTGCAGGATGTTACCGATGTCTATCTTCCTCTAGCCCATCTCATCCAGATTTACAAGCGTACCAAGGATGATTTGGCCTTTTCAAAAGGGATTTTCCTTCAACGTGAAAGCAAATCTCAGCCTTTTATCATTGGGGTTTCTGGGAGTGTTGCCGTTGGAAAATCCACAACCAGTCGCCTACTTCAAATCCTACTGTCCCGTACACTTACAGATGCTACAGTTGAGTTGGTAACAACTGACGGCTTTCTCTATCCCAACCAAACCTTGATTGAACAAGGAATTTTAAATCGCAAGGGATTTCCTGAAAGCTATGATATGGAAGCTCTTCTCAACTTCCTGAATCGCATCAAAAATGGACAAGATGTGGATATTCCTGTCTATTCTCATGAAGTCTACGACATCGTACCCGAGGAAAAGCAAAGCGTCAAAGCTGCTGATTTTGTCATTGTTGAGGGAATAAATGTCTTTCAAAATCCACAAAACGAGCGTCTCTACATTACTGACTTCTTTGACTTTTCCATCTATGTTGATGCTGCAGTCGATGACATCGAGAGTTGGTATCTGGACCGTTTCTTGAAGATGCTGAGCCTAGCCCAAAACGACCCTGATAGCTACTATTATCGTTTTACTCAAATGCCAATTGGAGAAGTGGAATCCTTTGCCCATCAGGTCTGGACTAGTATCAATCTCACAAATCTACAAAATTATATTGAACCAACCAGAAATCGTGCGGAAGTGATTCTACATAAAACAAAGAACCATGAAATCGATGAAATTTACTTAAAAAAATAA
- a CDS encoding class I SAM-dependent methyltransferase, with the protein MSKMYYAENPDAAHDIHELRVDLLGEKMTFLTDAGVFSKKMIDFGSQLLLKCLEVNQGETVLDVGCGYGPLGLSLAKAYGVQSTMVDINNRALDLARQNAKRNKVEATIFQSNIYEQVEGEFDHVISNPPIRAGKQVVHEIIEKSKDFLETGGDLTIVIQKKQGAPSAKSKMEEVFGNCEIVKKDKGYYILRSVKE; encoded by the coding sequence ATGAGTAAAATGTATTATGCAGAAAATCCTGATGCTGCTCACGACATTCATGAGTTGAGAGTGGACTTGTTGGGAGAAAAAATGACCTTTTTGACGGATGCGGGTGTTTTTAGCAAGAAAATGATTGACTTTGGAAGTCAACTCTTGCTCAAGTGTCTTGAGGTCAACCAAGGAGAAACTGTCCTGGATGTAGGCTGTGGTTACGGACCTTTGGGCTTGTCTTTAGCTAAAGCTTATGGCGTTCAGTCTACCATGGTCGACATCAATAATCGTGCCTTGGATTTGGCGCGACAAAATGCTAAACGAAATAAAGTAGAAGCGACGATTTTCCAGTCCAACATCTATGAACAAGTTGAAGGGGAATTTGACCATGTCATTTCCAATCCTCCTATCCGTGCGGGCAAGCAAGTGGTTCATGAAATCATTGAGAAAAGTAAAGATTTCTTGGAAACTGGTGGAGATTTAACAATCGTTATCCAGAAGAAACAAGGGGCCCCAAGCGCCAAGTCAAAGATGGAGGAAGTGTTTGGCAATTGTGAAATCGTCAAAAAAGATAAGGGATACTATATCCTTAGAAGTGTGAAAGAATGA
- a CDS encoding pyrimidine-nucleoside phosphorylase: protein MRAVDLIQKKREGQELTSSEIEWLVEGYVSGTVPDYQMSAFAMAVYFKGMTTREISDLTMRMVQTGQEFDLSAIDGVKVDKHSTGGVGDKVTLILAPLVASFGVPVAKMSGRGLGHTGGTIDKLESIKGYQVERSQEDFIRQVQDIGVSVIGQSDQLVKADKLLYALRDVTATVDTIPLIASSVMSKKIAAGADAILLDVTVGEGAFMKTVDEARELAQTMVNLGKAVGRKTVAVITDMSQPLGRAIGNRLEILEALEILQGQGRQDITHFICELAQIMLGLANVNKTIEEVHQHLENGQALAKFEEMVQAQGGDLEDLYRPVNVAHVVDIPAQETGVISALPAMEFGLYAMRLGAGRAVKFDALDYETGIVFEKKVGDSVQKGEIVAKVYTNGKISPQLVTDFQKYVKINDSVQSLREIIEIIS from the coding sequence ATGAGAGCAGTTGATTTAATCCAAAAGAAACGAGAGGGTCAAGAGCTGACTTCGAGTGAAATTGAATGGCTGGTAGAAGGCTATGTGTCAGGAACTGTTCCTGATTATCAGATGTCTGCCTTTGCTATGGCTGTCTATTTCAAAGGAATGACGACTCGAGAAATATCTGATTTGACCATGAGAATGGTTCAGACAGGCCAAGAGTTTGATTTATCCGCTATTGATGGGGTTAAGGTTGACAAGCATTCTACTGGGGGTGTTGGTGACAAGGTGACTTTGATTTTAGCTCCTCTTGTTGCTAGCTTCGGTGTGCCTGTGGCAAAAATGAGTGGTCGTGGTCTCGGCCATACTGGTGGGACAATTGATAAATTGGAGTCCATTAAGGGCTATCAAGTAGAGCGTAGTCAAGAAGATTTTATTCGTCAGGTTCAGGATATTGGTGTATCTGTCATTGGGCAATCAGACCAGCTTGTCAAAGCAGATAAGCTTCTCTACGCCCTCCGTGATGTGACCGCAACTGTCGACACGATTCCTTTGATTGCGAGTTCGGTGATGAGCAAGAAAATCGCGGCAGGAGCGGATGCTATTTTGCTAGACGTAACTGTCGGTGAGGGTGCCTTCATGAAGACGGTTGATGAGGCGCGTGAACTGGCTCAAACTATGGTGAATCTTGGTAAGGCAGTTGGTAGAAAAACGGTAGCAGTCATTACGGATATGAGTCAGCCCTTGGGACGAGCGATTGGAAATCGTCTAGAAATCCTTGAGGCATTGGAGATTTTACAAGGTCAAGGCCGTCAGGATATTACCCATTTTATATGCGAACTGGCTCAAATTATGCTTGGCCTTGCAAATGTTAACAAGACAATTGAAGAAGTTCACCAACATCTTGAAAATGGTCAAGCACTGGCTAAGTTTGAGGAGATGGTCCAAGCCCAAGGTGGAGACTTGGAAGACCTCTATCGTCCTGTAAATGTAGCCCATGTGGTGGACATCCCTGCTCAGGAAACGGGTGTCATTTCAGCTCTTCCAGCTATGGAATTTGGACTTTATGCTATGAGACTGGGGGCAGGTCGTGCAGTCAAGTTTGATGCCTTGGACTATGAAACAGGAATTGTTTTTGAAAAGAAAGTCGGAGATTCCGTTCAAAAGGGAGAAATTGTTGCAAAAGTATACACAAATGGAAAAATTTCTCCTCAGCTAGTTACAGATTTTCAAAAATATGTTAAAATAAATGATAGCGTGCAAAGTTTACGAGAAATTATAGAAATAATCTCATAA
- the deoC gene encoding deoxyribose-phosphate aldolase — protein sequence MKLNKYIDHTLLKQDATEKQIDCLLSEAREYDFASVCVNPAWVEHAKKGLEGTDVKVCTVVGFPLGATTSAVKAFETKEVIQNGADEIDMVINVGALKTGNLDLVESDIRAVVEESGDKLVKVIIEACLLTDQEKVEACQLAQKAGADFVKTSTGFSTGGATVADVTLMRETVGPDMGVKAAGGARSYADALSFVEAGATRIGTSAGVAILKGELADGDY from the coding sequence ATGAAATTAAATAAATATATCGATCATACGCTTTTAAAACAAGATGCGACAGAAAAACAAATTGATTGTTTGTTGTCTGAGGCTAGAGAGTATGATTTTGCCAGTGTTTGCGTTAATCCGGCCTGGGTTGAACATGCTAAAAAAGGGCTTGAAGGCACAGATGTCAAGGTCTGCACAGTAGTAGGTTTCCCTTTGGGAGCAACAACTTCAGCTGTGAAAGCATTTGAAACAAAAGAAGTTATCCAAAATGGTGCAGATGAGATTGATATGGTGATCAATGTTGGAGCTCTCAAAACAGGTAATCTTGATTTGGTTGAGTCGGATATTCGCGCCGTCGTGGAAGAAAGTGGAGACAAGTTAGTGAAAGTCATTATTGAAGCTTGCCTTCTGACAGACCAAGAAAAAGTTGAGGCTTGCCAATTGGCCCAAAAAGCGGGAGCTGACTTCGTAAAAACTTCAACTGGCTTTTCAACTGGTGGTGCTACGGTAGCAGATGTTACATTAATGCGTGAAACAGTTGGACCTGATATGGGTGTCAAGGCTGCTGGTGGAGCTCGTTCTTATGCAGATGCTCTTTCCTTTGTGGAAGCAGGGGCGACCCGTATCGGAACGTCAGCTGGGGTAGCCATTTTAAAAGGAGAACTGGCAGATGGCGACTACTGA
- a CDS encoding cytidine deaminase, translating into MATTELIELAIESSKHAYVHYSHFPVGAVLVAKDGSIYTGVNIENASYSLTNCGERTAIFKAVSEGQREFSELIVYGQTEKPISPCGACRQVMAEFFEQDLKVTLVAKDKSTVEMTVGELLPYSFTDLN; encoded by the coding sequence ATGGCGACTACTGAGTTGATTGAACTAGCAATTGAAAGCAGCAAACATGCCTATGTGCACTATTCTCACTTTCCAGTTGGAGCTGTTCTAGTGGCGAAAGATGGTAGTATTTATACTGGTGTCAATATCGAGAATGCTAGTTATTCTTTGACCAACTGTGGAGAACGTACAGCGATTTTTAAAGCAGTGTCCGAAGGACAAAGAGAGTTTTCAGAATTGATTGTCTATGGTCAGACTGAAAAACCAATTTCACCATGTGGTGCTTGTCGCCAAGTGATGGCTGAATTTTTTGAACAAGATCTAAAAGTGACTTTAGTCGCAAAAGATAAATCGACGGTCGAGATGACGGTCGGGGAATTACTTCCATACTCTTTTACGGACTTAAACTAG
- a CDS encoding BMP family lipoprotein — MNKKQWLGLGLVAVAAVGLAACGNRSSRNAASSSDVKTKAAIVTDTGGVDDKSFNQSAWEGLQDWGKEHNLSKDKGFTYFQSTSEADYANNLQQAAGSYNLIFGVGFALHNAVEEAAKDHSDINYVLIDDVIKDQKNVASVTFADNEAAYLAGVAAAKTTKTKQVGFVGGIESEVISRFAAGFKAGVASVDPSIKVQVDYAGSFGDAAKGKTIAAAQYAAGADVVYQAAGGTGAGVFAEAKSLNESRSESEKVWVIGVDRDQVAEGKYTSKDGKESNFVLVSTLKQVGTTVKDIAHKTEKGEFPGGQVIVYSLKDKGVELAVTNLSEEGKKAVEDAKAKILDGSVKVPEK, encoded by the coding sequence ATGAACAAGAAACAATGGCTAGGCCTTGGTCTAGTTGCAGTGGCAGCAGTTGGACTTGCTGCATGTGGTAACCGCTCTTCTCGTAATGCAGCTTCATCTTCTGATGTGAAGACAAAAGCAGCAATCGTCACTGATACTGGTGGTGTTGATGACAAATCATTCAACCAATCAGCTTGGGAAGGTTTGCAAGACTGGGGTAAAGAACACAATCTTTCAAAAGATAAAGGTTTCACTTACTTCCAATCAACAAGTGAAGCTGACTATGCTAACAACTTGCAACAAGCTGCTGGAAGCTACAACCTAATCTTCGGTGTTGGTTTTGCCCTTCATAATGCGGTTGAAGAAGCAGCAAAAGACCACTCTGACATCAACTATGTCTTGATTGATGATGTAATTAAAGATCAAAAGAATGTTGCTAGCGTAACATTTGCTGATAACGAAGCTGCTTACCTTGCGGGTGTTGCAGCGGCTAAAACAACTAAAACAAAACAAGTTGGTTTTGTAGGTGGTATTGAGTCTGAAGTTATCTCACGTTTCGCTGCTGGATTTAAGGCTGGTGTTGCCTCAGTAGATCCATCTATCAAAGTACAAGTTGACTATGCTGGTTCATTTGGTGATGCTGCTAAAGGTAAAACAATTGCAGCAGCACAATACGCAGCTGGTGCAGACGTTGTTTATCAAGCAGCAGGTGGAACAGGTGCTGGTGTCTTTGCAGAAGCAAAATCACTCAATGAAAGCCGTTCTGAAAGTGAAAAAGTTTGGGTTATCGGTGTTGACCGTGACCAAGTAGCAGAAGGTAAGTACACTTCTAAAGATGGTAAAGAATCTAACTTCGTTCTTGTATCTACATTGAAACAAGTTGGTACAACTGTAAAAGATATTGCCCACAAAACAGAAAAAGGTGAATTCCCTGGTGGACAAGTGATTGTTTACTCATTGAAAGATAAAGGGGTTGAGCTAGCAGTAACAAACCTTTCAGAAGAAGGTAAAAAAGCTGTTGAAGATGCAAAAGCTAAGATCCTTGACGGAAGCGTAAAAGTTCCTGAAAAATAA
- a CDS encoding ABC transporter ATP-binding protein — protein sequence MAHENVIEMRDITKVFGEFVANDKINLQLRKGEIHALLGENGAGKSTLMNMLAGLLEPTSGEIVVNGQVVKLDSPSKAAGLGIGMVHQHFMLVEAFTVAENIILGSEITKNGVLDIAGATKEIKALSERYGLAVDPAAKVADISVGAQQRVEILKTLYRGADILIFDEPTAVLTPSEIDELMAIMKNLVKEGKSIILITHKLDEIRAVSNRVTVIRRGKSIQTVEIAGATNADLAEMMVGRSVSFKTEKQAPQPKEVVLSIKDLVVNENRGVPAVKNLSLDVRAGEIVGIAGIDGNGQSELIQAITGLRKIESGSVELKGKSIVGMHPRQITELSVGHVPEDRHRDGLILEMMISENIALQTYYKEPLSKNGILNYANITSHAKKLMEEFDVRAASEFVPAAALSGGNQQKAIIAREIDRDPDLLIVSQPTRGLDVGAIEYIHKRLIEERDNGKAVLVVSFELDEILNVSDRIAVIHDGKIQGIVSPETTNKQELGVLMAGGNLGKEKSDV from the coding sequence ATGGCACACGAAAATGTCATTGAGATGCGGGATATTACCAAGGTGTTTGGTGAATTTGTAGCAAACGACAAAATCAACTTGCAACTGCGAAAAGGTGAAATTCATGCACTTTTAGGAGAAAATGGAGCGGGTAAATCCACTCTGATGAATATGCTAGCAGGACTTCTTGAACCAACGAGTGGTGAAATTGTGGTGAATGGTCAGGTTGTAAAACTAGACTCACCATCTAAAGCCGCTGGTCTTGGAATTGGGATGGTTCACCAACATTTCATGTTGGTTGAGGCTTTTACGGTAGCTGAGAATATCATTCTAGGGAGTGAAATCACTAAAAATGGTGTTCTAGATATAGCTGGTGCTACTAAAGAAATCAAGGCTCTTTCTGAACGTTATGGTTTGGCAGTGGATCCAGCTGCTAAGGTGGCGGATATTTCCGTTGGTGCCCAACAACGTGTAGAGATCTTGAAAACACTCTATCGTGGTGCTGATATCCTTATCTTTGACGAACCTACAGCCGTATTGACTCCTTCAGAGATTGATGAGTTGATGGCAATCATGAAAAACCTTGTCAAAGAAGGGAAGTCCATCATTTTGATTACCCATAAACTGGATGAGATTCGTGCAGTATCGAATCGAGTGACAGTTATCCGTCGTGGAAAATCAATCCAGACAGTTGAGATTGCAGGGGCAACCAATGCAGACTTGGCAGAGATGATGGTTGGACGCTCAGTCTCCTTTAAAACGGAAAAACAGGCACCACAACCCAAAGAAGTGGTCTTGTCTATCAAAGACTTGGTTGTCAATGAAAACCGCGGTGTACCAGCAGTAAAAAATCTCTCCTTGGATGTTCGTGCTGGTGAAATTGTCGGTATTGCAGGTATTGATGGCAATGGTCAATCTGAACTCATTCAAGCCATTACAGGTCTTCGTAAGATTGAGTCAGGTAGCGTTGAATTAAAAGGCAAATCAATCGTGGGGATGCATCCTCGACAAATTACAGAACTCAGTGTGGGGCATGTTCCTGAAGACCGCCACCGGGATGGCTTGATTTTGGAGATGATGATTTCAGAAAATATTGCTCTTCAAACCTACTACAAAGAACCACTCAGCAAGAATGGTATCTTGAACTATGCCAATATCACTTCACATGCTAAGAAATTGATGGAAGAATTTGACGTCCGTGCGGCAAGCGAATTTGTTCCAGCGGCAGCTCTTTCAGGAGGAAATCAACAAAAAGCGATTATCGCTCGTGAGATTGATCGTGATCCTGATCTCCTTATCGTCAGCCAGCCAACTCGTGGTTTGGATGTCGGTGCCATTGAATATATCCACAAACGTTTGATTGAAGAACGTGATAACGGAAAGGCAGTCCTTGTTGTCAGCTTTGAATTGGATGAGATTTTAAATGTCTCAGACCGAATTGCTGTTATTCACGATGGTAAGATTCAAGGTATTGTATCGCCAGAAACAACTAACAAACAAGAACTTGGTGTCTTGATGGCTGGTGGAAACTTGGGAAAGGAGAAGAGTGATGTCTAA
- a CDS encoding ABC transporter permease, producing MSKKLQQISVPLISVFLGILLGAIVMWIFGYDAIWGYEELFYTAFGSLRGIGEIFRAMGPLVLIGLGFAVASRAGFFNVGLPGQALASWILSGWFALSNPDMPRLVLIPLTVIIALIAGGIVGAIPGILRAYLGTSEVIVTIMMNYIVLYVGNAFIHAFPKDIMQSTDSTIRVSANATYQTPWLSELTGNSRMNIGIFFAIIAVGVIWFLLKKTTLGFEIRAVGLNPHASEYAGISAKRTIILSMIISGALAGLGGAVEGLGTFQNVYVQGSSLAIGFNGMAVSLLAGNSPIGILFAAFLFGVLQVGAPGMNAAQVPSELVSIVTASIIFFVSVHYIIERFVKPKKQVKGGK from the coding sequence ATGTCTAAAAAATTACAACAAATTTCGGTTCCCTTGATTTCTGTATTCCTAGGAATCCTGCTTGGAGCTATTGTCATGTGGATCTTCGGATATGATGCTATCTGGGGTTATGAGGAGTTGTTCTATACAGCTTTCGGTAGCCTCCGTGGAATTGGAGAAATTTTCCGTGCCATGGGTCCTCTTGTCTTGATAGGTCTAGGTTTCGCAGTTGCCAGTCGAGCAGGTTTCTTCAACGTCGGACTTCCTGGTCAGGCTTTGGCAAGCTGGATTCTCAGTGGTTGGTTTGCTTTGTCAAATCCAGATATGCCTCGTCTCGTGTTGATTCCATTGACAGTGATTATTGCTTTGATCGCAGGTGGAATTGTTGGTGCGATTCCAGGTATCCTCAGGGCCTATCTCGGTACGTCAGAGGTTATCGTGACCATCATGATGAACTACATTGTATTGTATGTGGGAAATGCCTTTATTCATGCCTTTCCTAAAGATATTATGCAAAGTACAGATTCAACGATTCGTGTTAGTGCCAATGCTACATACCAGACACCATGGTTATCAGAGTTGACTGGAAATTCCCGTATGAATATCGGAATCTTCTTTGCAATCATTGCTGTTGGCGTGATTTGGTTCTTGCTCAAGAAAACGACTCTCGGTTTTGAAATTCGTGCAGTTGGTCTTAATCCCCATGCCTCAGAGTACGCTGGTATTTCAGCAAAACGTACAATCATTCTATCAATGATTATCTCTGGTGCTCTGGCTGGTCTTGGTGGAGCTGTCGAAGGTCTTGGAACCTTCCAAAACGTTTACGTTCAGGGCTCATCATTAGCTATCGGATTTAACGGGATGGCAGTTAGTTTGCTTGCTGGAAATTCCCCAATTGGAATTCTCTTTGCAGCCTTCTTATTTGGAGTTTTGCAAGTAGGGGCACCGGGTATGAATGCAGCGCAAGTTCCGTCTGAGCTTGTCAGCATTGTAACAGCGTCTATTATCTTCTTTGTCAGCGTTCACTATATTATCGAACGCTTTGTCAAACCTAAAAAACAAGTTAAAGGAGGTAAGTAA